The Papaver somniferum cultivar HN1 chromosome 6, ASM357369v1, whole genome shotgun sequence genome segment TTGATAAGAAATTTGTAAATATGTCTGCAATTTGGTCCTGAGTCGATAAAAATCTGACATCCAAAGCTCTAGCAGCAATGAATTCATGGACAAAGTGAAAAGCAATCTCAATATGTTTCATACGGTTATGAAATATACGGTGAGCTGTCAGATAAGTGGCACTCATGTTATCACTCTACAGAACTGGAATTCTTGGTGAGTGAAAGTATAATTCAGCCATAAAAGATTGTATCCAAATTAACTCAGAAGTTGCATCTGCCAAAGCTCTGTATTCTGCCTATGTGTTGGATCTGGAAACAGTCTCTTGCTTTCTAGAACACCGGGATAATCAAATTAGGACCCATGTAAATAGCCATCCCACTAGTAGAACGTCTATCTGTCAAGTCAcatgcccaatcagcatcaaaaTAAGCATGTAGTTCAAGAGATGATGACCTCTTGAATTGTAAACCAAAACAAAGTGTACGATTTAGATATCTTAGAATGCGCTTGAAATCATTCCAATATTCTTCAGAGGGATGGTGCATAGTCTGACAACCTTTATTGTCTGCAAATAAGATATTTGGTCTAGTAGTGGCATATTGTAAAGCTCCtactgtacttctataaagaAGGGGATCATCAAAATCAGGTGACTGAGAAGTATGTAGAACATATGGAGTACTTCAGGGTTGAGCTGATTTCATTTTGGTTTTAACCAAAAGATTGGTAATATTTTGTTCTTGAGATAATATACCACCTGCAGAATTTGATGTAGCCTGAATGTCCAGGAAAAAATGAAGAGGTCCTAGATCCTTTATAGCAAACTCCTTACCCAAATCAAGAATGAGTTGATTGACATCCAAAGGATTACTGCATGTGACctaaatatcatccacatatatgaGAAACTAAATACCAACAGAAGCATTTACCTTGTAGAATATGGAAGTGTCAGTTTTTTATGCAGAAAAGCCAGATTGAAATAAGAATTGACTGAGTCTATCAAACCAAGATCTGGGTTCTTGCTTTAATCCATAGAGAGGCCTCTTACCTTGCAAACATGATTAGGCACTAGCTTATCAATGTAACCTGGAGGTTGAACCATAAAAACATCTTCTGCCAAATgaccatgaagaaatgcatttttAACATCCAACTGCCTGATTTCCATCCTTTATAAAGTGAGATAGAGAGAATCATTATCATTGTGGTAGGTTTAACCACAGGTCTGAAGGTGTCTTGATAATCAATtccttcaatttaattatacccTTTGGCAACTAATCTTGCCTAATATCTTTCTATGCTACCATCTGCATTTCTCTTTATTCTAAAAATCCACTTGCATCCATTTACATTTTGTCCACCCATAGCTTGTACTAGTTTCCATGTGCCATTTTGTAGGAGTGCATTAATCTCTTCATCCATGGAAGCTCTCCATCTAGGATCCTTGCAAGCTTTAGTGTAGCATGTAGGAACAATAATGTCTTGACAAACAGTTTGTACTTCTGAAACATAtagttttggtttaaaaatgcctTTCTTGCCTCTTGTGGTCATTGAATGGTCATTGATAGTAGGGACTTAAGAAGTGGATAAAAATGCTCATCAAACTTGACATCTCTACAGATaataattttattagtcattGGATTGAGGCATCTATAACCTTTGTGTAAAGTGATATAGCCTAGAAAAATGTATTTGACAGATCTAGGTTGAAGTTTGTGATCATTAAATGGTCTAAGAGAAGGATAGCAAGCGCAACCAAAGATGTGTAGAAAATTGTAATCAGGTTTGATATGAAATCACTAGTGCAGAAGAGGCTATAAATGACGAATGAAGTTTGTTATAAAACATGGTTTATCACGGTTTTCATCTGTCATTCgaaccgttatttatttggtgtgacttTTTATAAATGACAAACAAGGAACGTTATTAAACGTTATTAAATACGACGTATAAAATTTGTGATTTAAAGTCACCTACAAAATCTGTTATCAAGTACCACGATTATTATATGTAACATTAAATAACAGTTGATCTATATCATAAAATAATCACAGTTATTATTGGTGAAAAATAATAACAGTTGATGCATGTCACTGAAAAAAATACAGTTTTTATATGTTAAATAAAATAATGATTCCTACCCGCTATAATTCGAGGTATTTTCCTCTAACGAGCCAGTTCCGTCATTTTCTGGCTACTAATTCAAATTTCGGCATTCAGATTTTGGAAATCCGAAATTCATTTGGAATTATGAAATCCGTTGGGTATCAGAAATTCActcaaattaaaaaagaaaatagataTTAAACAAATTGACTTTATTAATTAACTTTATAACTATTTTCTAAAGAAAATAGAATATTTGAACATAAATGGAAGACATATCctaacaactccaactccaagttGCATCTTGAAAATTTAAAAAGTGATCAATCTGCTGTCACTGCAACTCTAACTTGATCGCTCTCCTACATGCTACAGTAGTTGCATAGGTCTTGGGCCACTTGGTAAACTCACCTCTTGAAACATCCCCAAgcacaacatcatcatctctaTGTCACAACATCGCACTTGGATCAAAGATTTCCTCAATCATGAAGTCGTAGTGGTCATCCATCAGTAACTTGCAAGTGCAACAGCCTTTTTCCTGAAGTTCCTCAAACAGCAAAAGACCAAAGGACGAAGGTGTCGCCGGGATCCCAATACCCTGTATATGTAACAAGATAAATTTTAAGATACCATGATAGATTAAAATACTGGACCAATAACAAAATTTATTAACAAAAGAACAAAATGGATGGTTAAGtattcgtcttcatcttcaatgGATCACATGGTTGACTCAATAAAATTAGGAGGCATTAAGCATGATAAGTTCCCACTACCACTATCCATTCTACATATTCCAGATATATCAATCAATGTTTATCAGTAGTCTATAGACTCATTAGTTCAACCAAAGTAGCCGAGATCAGTAGATAATAATGGAATAAACTTATACAGGCAGTGGCGGAACCAAAATTTCGATATGGGGagactaaaaaaaaaatgtcGTACCCAAGTCGGTATGAGAGGAAAACACCAGCGAAGTAGGACCATATATTACTTCAGCAAAATAACAATGTATAAAATGTGCTCAATATATAGAATCCGACTCCGATGAACAGAACTTACCTAAATTGTTGGGAACATTAATTCCTTTAGCCTGCAACATTGTTAGAGTCGCAAAGAATTCTTAAACTCTGCCCAACAATTCAACTTTTGGGGGAACATCTCTAGAACTATGCAAACTGTCGATGCATTGAGAAGAAGCTCAGTCATCCTACAAATGTCAACAGTATGATTTAAAATTAAATTCGATATTATTCAAAGAAGTCTAATATGAAGACAATATAAAACATGTAACAAGGGAAGGACACATACCAAGTTGTTGTTAAAAAGCCGCAACTTCCTCACTATTCAGACTAGTTGCCATCCAGGGAGATAACATCCTTCACTGTATCCCATTTGTTTCTAGAAAAAAAGATGGGTAACAGCTCCTCCATTTCGAATAGGCAACTGCTGTTATCGAATTTTAAGCTACATGTTGCTAGAAGTTTGTGTTGTGTAGGCTGtcaataaacaaacaaaaacacATAAGTTTATCATGGGTGTATCTACGTACAACTGCCATTTTATTTTTGGTCGCATAGGCTGACAAGCTAGTGTAGACTAATCTTAATATGTTCTCGGGCTCTCCTTACATGGTGATAATATGAATtgtagaagaaaaataattacCTAGTACTGAAAGATCATTGATCTTGTGAACAAGCATTCAATCTAAGCTAACCAGCTAACCCTCCCTCTTCCTTTTTCACTCGTGTTCTTCTTCTTACTTGTCTAATAAGAAGCCGTTGATCTGGTGGACCAAATTGCTTGGCTTGGTGAACTAAAAAGCTGGACTTGGTGGACTAAAGTGATATTTTTTACTTGGGCTAGTGGTAGTTTACTAAGTTGAGGTCTTTGAAGAAGAAGGGGGGGCTACAGCCAGGTTTCGTCAACCTGTGCTTCCACCCCTGTATACAGACCTAACACACCACTAATATATGTGGTCTACAAGCTCTATGGCTATGCATCATGGCACACAAAGTATAAGGAAAGGCAGAGAGGCTCAGATGGGTCAATGCTTGGGATTTGGACGACGCCAAGCAAGAGTGTGCAACAGAAGTTGCCCAAAAAATAATAGATATGCATTTGGTGATTATTATTCGCTAAACCTAACTTGGAATTACCGTAatcaaatcacaaaaaaaaactagATGAAAATAATCAGTTTTACAATCAAAACACAAAAATAGTCACTGATCCTATGTGACGTAAGTTCAGATTCATCCAAAAATAGTCAGACTTGCATCTTTTCAATCAAAAGACATCCAAAAATAGTCAGATTTGCATCTTTTCAATCAAAAGACATAAGTTGTTTAGCAATAAACCATCATTAGATTGTATTATTACAACACTACAACAATCTATGTAACCCAAGTTCAGATTCAATCAAAGAGTATGAACTCATGCATCTTTCCAATCAAAAATCATAAGTTATTCAGCTATAAATAAGAATAAAAAAGATATACCTTGGATGTTTTTTGATCTCTGAACTACTAATCCCCCAAAAAAGATATATCTCTTCACATCTCTGAATTGCTTAGGGTTGAACTTATAGTTGTTCCAAAACGCCAAGCAGGAATCCCTCCCAAAAGAATTTTCGTTTGATTTCATCCCGCCCAAAATGAAATTGTTAGGGTTCAAATCGAAAAACAAAATTGACCGAGATTATTACCACCACTGGATGTTCTTCTTCCATTCCTTCTTAATAGATTTTTGTTTACATAGATTTTCATCCTGCGATGCAGAAATATTTCCATGATTGCAGAATAAGTCTTCTCTGAATAACCCCTAATTTTCTGCCAGAATATCAGATGGAGGAGAAATTTTTTTTACTTAAAATAGGTATGAAGCGAGGAAGAATTGCTGGATCTAGACTTCGAGGAGAAAACTTCTTTTACATTGTTAACATCAAAGACACGCGTCTGCTTGTGAGTTTTTTTAATAGGCGCACAAGTCTTTTATTTTTAAGCTTGCCTTGACTAGGGTTGACCGACACCAATAATTTTTAAGCTTGCCTCGACGACACCAATAAAAAAATGTAAAGGTTTTTTGTTAAATTAGTTTATGAGTATAATAAAATTATATCGCACACAAATTTAATTTAAAACATAAATTGGAGTTACATAATATTCCCTTCGTTccattttatttgatgttttagggttttttctatgttccaaaatagatgatagttttggtatttttctcatattctcacTAATTTGTCCTTGCTTTGGAATTACAcaatattattaatttttattgaaaTCAGTACTCTAATTTTAAATCTACTCTAATTTTTTATTGTGTTCCAAAATGATAGAGAATTTGGTAATACATCCCAAGTAAAATACTACGGGATTGATAACTTTCCCTAGAATCTAGAAACTAAAAACTAGGTCATCTGAATCTTTAAGAAGAATTAATATGGGTAAACTTGGAAAGATTTTACTCTCTCTGATATTTCTTAATCTccgtgaaaaactctacaacgtcaagtaaatcggaacggagggagtatgttttAGTAGATTCGATGATTTCTGGTCTCGTTTTTAATTAGGTCGATCTTTAGTTATATGGAATGTTGCAGCCATAGGAGTAATTGTTCGCTCATAATTATGAAAAAAGCTGAACTTCATCGTTTCGAATTGAGAAGATTtgcgtcaaaatttagttacataatcaagaatcGAGACTTcagttgaaaatttgaccgagttggaacaagttcgagcaaaactgaagaaaccgaaacttcatcatttcaaatcgagATGTGTCAAAATTTAATTACATAATCAAGAATCGAAAATTtggttgaaaatttgaccgagttggaacgagttcgagcaaaaCTAAAGAAACCGAAACTCATCCTTTCGAGTTGAAAGATTTGCTTCAAAATTTAGtccataatcaagactcgacaattcGGTTgtaaatttgaccgagttggaacaagttcgagcaaaactgaagaaaccggaacttcatcgtTTCGAATTGGGAATATTtgtgtcaaaatttagttacataatcaagagtCGAGACGTcagttgaaaatttgaccgagtaaGAACGAGTTCGAGAAAAACTGAAGAAACAGGAAATTCATCATTTCGAATTGGGAAGATTtgtgtcaaaatttagttaccTAATCAAGACTTGAGACTTTAGTTGAAAATTTGGTCAAGttggaacgagttcgagcaaaaCTCAAGAAACCAAAACTTCATCCTTCCGAATTGGGAAGATTGCGTGAAAATTAAGTTCCATAATCACGACTCGACAATTcagttgaaaatttgaccgagttggaacgagttcgagcaaaaCTGAAGAAAACAGAATTTCATCTTTTCGAATTGGGAAGATTGCGTCAAAATTTAGTTCCATCATCAAGACTCGACAATTCaattgaaaatttgaccgagttggaacgagttcgagAGCAAAACTGAAAAAACCAGAACTTTATCATCTCGAATTGGGAAGATTGCGTCAAAATTTAGTTCCATAATCAAGATTCAACAATTCAGTTGAatatttgaccgagttggaacgagttcgagcaaaaCTGAAGAAATCGAAACTTCATCCTTCGGAATTGGAAAGATTTGTATCAAATTTTAGTTACAtaatattataattattttatttatttcggTGTCAACTAATAATCAAATACAATTGAACTTAAATAATATCAGAAGACAAAACAATGGTTGGAAGTCGATTCTCAAATTTTCAAAAACGATTCACGTTCGATTCACGATTTAAAACCTTGGTACTAATAATTGTTATCGCGAGCCATTGCTGGGACGCTTAATAGTGTTGAACTTCCGCCTCTCCTAATTTTCCTGTAACATCATAATTAATAATCAATACAACACTTTGATAAAATGAAGCAACGGTTCAATTCAAAAAACTTAAACTTACTTCTTCCGAATTTCTGTTATCATTTAAGTTCGCTGCCGTTAGGGAAGATTCTTTATTTATGCCAGTAAAGATAAAAGGATCCTCAAAAGCATTCACATAAGTACCTCGTAGTGTAATCTATCTGCCCCTCGTAGTGTAAAAATTGAGCCGACTGCCGTGGTGCATCCATCCATTCTTTGCTTGGAAGTGTAATAGACATCACTTCAAGTAAACCTAAATGAGATAtatgaaaataaaacaataagATCCTATTGCGTGAGTGACAAAAGATATCAAAATCGGAAAGAATGAAGTATGCAAATCCAAAcagtcaaattaaaaaaaaaatcaagttaacaGACATCATCGGCCAGATTGCATCAAACAAACTACTAAAACAACTTAATAGGATCAAAATCGGCACAAAAAATCCTAAAATGCAAAACTAGAATCTGAAAAATAATAGATTAGGATATAGTGATGCTAACTGCTTTAGAAGCTCCTATACCACAACTGCACAATCTGAGAGATTTCTCCGTGTCCAGTGAACCAGCATCAAAATTCCGGGACTCCATACATCCACCGGTCGACCAGCTCCTTGTCTCGCTGCCATCTAAGCCAACTACCCTGTCCATCTCAGAACTGAGCTCCATCGACTGCACCAACAGGACCACTCTCTACTGCAGCTGCTTGTCTCGCTTCcgtatctcctctaatttcagtTCACCGGTAACGTCTCTGTAGCCTTTCAATCCGCAGTTCCATGAAAGAATGGCAACTCTAACCCTGATTTTACATCTGCATTTCCATTCACGTTTGTAAATCATTTTCAAACTCTGAAGACCCATAATCTCCACCAAACCAGCACCAAGAATCCATCCCCGTTGTTTGTTGCTGAATCTGGAAGCATTAATCATCTGAGACTGTCAGCTCTTCCTCTCAGCTACACCACCAGACGAAAAGACTTCACTTGCACTTCTTTTCCCATCGACCACTGCTGCCTGCAGTGCACTTCAGCCAGTCCATATTCTTCAATCACCCTTGCAACTGATTCCAATCAACCCATCTCTGCCTTCA includes the following:
- the LOC113290555 gene encoding uncharacterized protein LOC113290555 translates to MEIRQLDVKNAFLHGHLAEDVFMVQPPGYIDKLVPNHVCKVTCSNPLDVNQLILDLGKEFAIKDLGPLHFFLDIQATSNSAGGILSQEQNITNLLSPDFDDPLLYRSTVGALQYATTRPNILFADNKGCQTMHHPSEEYWNDFKRILRYLNRTLCFGLQFKRSSSLELHAYFDADWACDLTDRRSTSGMAIYMGPNLIIPVF